In the genome of Halobacterium noricense, one region contains:
- a CDS encoding V-type ATP synthase subunit F produces MSQEIAVVGSPEFTTGFRLAGVRKFENVPQDEKDEALDDAVESVLADEDVGIAVMHDDDLDALSRQVREEVETSVEPTFVTIGGGAAGGSGLRDQIKRAIGIDLMAEEDESNE; encoded by the coding sequence ATGAGCCAGGAGATCGCAGTCGTCGGCAGCCCGGAGTTCACTACCGGGTTCCGGCTCGCGGGCGTCCGGAAGTTCGAGAACGTCCCGCAGGACGAGAAAGACGAAGCGCTCGACGACGCAGTCGAGTCGGTGCTGGCGGACGAGGACGTCGGCATCGCGGTGATGCACGACGACGACCTCGACGCGCTCTCGCGGCAGGTCCGCGAGGAAGTCGAGACGAGCGTAGAGCCGACGTTCGTGACCATCGGCGGCGGTGCCGCCGGCGGGAGCGGACTGCGCGACCAGATCAAGCGAGCCATCGGTATCGACCTGATGGCCGAAGAAGACGAATCCAACGAATGA
- a CDS encoding ATP synthase subunit A produces the protein MSQAEEITDSGVIESVSGPVVTATDLDAQMNDVVYVGDEGLMGEVIEIEGEVTTIQVYEETSGISPGGPVDNTGEPLTVDLGPGMLDSIYDGVQRPLDVLQGEMGAFLDRGVDAPGIDLEKEWSFEPVVEEGDHVEAGDVLGTVDETVSIEHKVLVPPRSDGGEVTDVNAGEHTVDEPVAVLDSGEEIAMRQEWPVRRARPSKDKHTPRTPLVTGQRIQDGLFPLAKGGTAAIPGPFGSGKTVTQQQLAKWSDADIVVYIGCGERGNEMTEVIEDFPELEDPQTGNPLMARTCLIANTSNMPVAARESCIYTGITIAEYYRDMGYDVALMADSTSRWAEAMREISSRLEEMPGEEGYPAYLAARLAQFYERAGLYTTLNDDEGSVSVVGAVSPPGGDFSEPVTQNTLRIVKTFWALDADLAERRHFPAINWNESYSLYKDQLDDWWRENVSEDFPEVRQWAVDVLDEETELQEIVQLVGKDALPDDQQLTLEVARYLREAWLQQNALHDVDTNCEPEKTYKMLTAIKTFNDAAFDALEAGVPVDEIQNVDAAPRLNRMGVQEDWDEYIEELKDDLTEQLRDLY, from the coding sequence ATGAGTCAAGCAGAAGAAATCACTGACTCCGGCGTAATCGAGAGCGTGAGCGGTCCGGTCGTGACCGCCACGGACCTCGACGCCCAGATGAACGACGTCGTCTACGTGGGCGACGAAGGCCTGATGGGCGAGGTCATCGAAATCGAAGGCGAAGTAACAACCATTCAGGTCTACGAGGAGACCTCGGGCATCAGCCCGGGTGGCCCCGTGGACAACACGGGCGAACCCCTCACCGTCGACCTGGGTCCCGGCATGCTGGACTCCATCTACGACGGCGTCCAGCGCCCGCTGGACGTCCTGCAGGGCGAGATGGGCGCGTTCCTCGACCGCGGTGTCGACGCGCCCGGCATCGACCTGGAGAAGGAGTGGTCGTTCGAGCCCGTCGTGGAGGAGGGCGACCACGTCGAGGCCGGTGACGTCCTCGGCACCGTCGACGAGACGGTCAGCATCGAGCACAAGGTGCTCGTGCCGCCGCGAAGCGACGGCGGCGAGGTCACCGACGTGAACGCCGGCGAGCACACGGTCGACGAGCCCGTCGCCGTGCTCGACAGCGGCGAGGAAATCGCGATGCGCCAGGAGTGGCCGGTTCGGCGTGCGCGTCCGTCCAAGGACAAGCACACGCCGCGGACGCCGCTCGTCACGGGCCAGCGGATTCAGGACGGCCTGTTCCCGCTCGCGAAGGGTGGGACCGCCGCGATTCCGGGGCCCTTTGGCTCCGGGAAGACGGTCACCCAGCAGCAGCTCGCCAAGTGGTCCGACGCGGACATCGTCGTCTACATCGGCTGCGGGGAGCGCGGCAACGAGATGACGGAAGTCATCGAGGACTTCCCGGAGCTGGAGGACCCCCAGACCGGGAACCCGCTGATGGCACGCACGTGCCTCATCGCGAACACGTCGAACATGCCGGTGGCGGCCCGCGAGTCCTGCATCTACACGGGCATCACCATCGCGGAGTACTACCGCGACATGGGCTACGACGTGGCGCTGATGGCCGACTCCACCTCGCGGTGGGCCGAGGCCATGCGCGAAATCTCCTCGCGGCTCGAGGAGATGCCGGGCGAGGAGGGGTACCCCGCGTACCTCGCCGCTCGCCTCGCACAGTTCTACGAGCGCGCGGGCCTCTACACCACCCTCAACGACGACGAGGGGTCGGTGTCCGTGGTCGGCGCGGTCAGCCCGCCGGGCGGCGACTTCTCCGAGCCGGTCACTCAGAACACGCTGCGCATCGTGAAGACGTTCTGGGCGCTGGACGCGGACCTCGCCGAGCGCCGGCACTTCCCCGCCATCAACTGGAACGAGTCGTACTCGCTGTACAAGGACCAGCTCGACGACTGGTGGCGCGAGAACGTCTCCGAGGACTTCCCGGAGGTCCGGCAGTGGGCCGTCGACGTCCTCGACGAGGAGACCGAACTGCAGGAAATCGTCCAGCTCGTCGGCAAGGACGCGCTGCCGGACGACCAGCAGCTCACCCTCGAAGTGGCGCGGTATCTCCGCGAGGCGTGGCTCCAGCAGAACGCGCTCCACGACGTCGACACCAACTGTGAGCCCGAGAAGACGTACAAGATGCTCACGGCCATCAAGACGTTCAACGACGCGGCCTTCGACGCGCTCGAAGCCGGCGTCCCGGTCGACGAGATTCAGAACGTCGACGCAGCGCCGCGCCTCAACCGCATGGGCGTTCAGGAAGATTGGGACGAGTACATCGAGGAGCTGAAAGACGACCTCACCGAGCAACTACGGGACCTCTACTAA
- a CDS encoding ATP synthase subunit B, with protein sequence MKEYKTISEVSGPLVYVDIDEPVAYDEMVEIETPDGEVKRGQVLESSDEFVAIQVFEGTEGIGQDASVRFLGETLKMPVTEDLLGRVLDGSGQPIDGGPDIVPEERRDIVGEAINPHAREYPEEFIQTGVSGIDGMNTLVRGQKLPIFSASGLPHSDLALQIARQASVPEEEESEEGGSEFAVVFGAMGITAEEANEFMEDFERTGALERSVVFMNLADDPAVERTVTPRMALTTAEYLAFEKDYHVLVILTDMTNYCEALREIGAAREEVPGRRGYPGYMYTDLAQLYERAGRIEGREGSVTQIPILTMPGDDDTHPIPDLTGYITEGQIMMDRDLNSQGVTPPVNVLPSLSRLMDDGIGEGLTREDHGDVSDQLYAAYAEGEDLRDLVNIVGREALSDRDNLYLDFADRFEAEFVDQGFDTNRSVEETLDLGWELLSLFPKEELNRVDEELIEQYYVEGEAAAEEAAAAD encoded by the coding sequence ATGAAAGAGTACAAGACAATCTCGGAAGTCAGCGGCCCGCTGGTGTACGTCGACATCGACGAGCCGGTGGCCTACGACGAGATGGTGGAAATCGAGACGCCTGACGGCGAAGTCAAGCGCGGTCAGGTGCTCGAATCCAGCGACGAGTTCGTCGCGATTCAGGTGTTCGAGGGCACCGAGGGCATCGGGCAGGACGCCTCGGTGCGGTTCCTCGGCGAGACCCTGAAGATGCCCGTGACCGAAGACCTCCTCGGTCGCGTGCTCGACGGCTCCGGTCAGCCCATCGACGGCGGCCCGGACATCGTGCCCGAGGAACGCCGCGACATCGTCGGCGAAGCGATCAACCCCCACGCACGGGAGTACCCCGAGGAGTTCATCCAGACGGGCGTCTCGGGCATCGACGGCATGAACACGCTCGTGCGCGGCCAGAAGCTCCCCATCTTCTCGGCGTCCGGGCTGCCCCACAGCGACCTCGCGCTCCAGATTGCGCGACAGGCGTCCGTCCCCGAGGAGGAGGAAAGCGAGGAGGGCGGCAGCGAGTTCGCCGTCGTCTTCGGTGCGATGGGTATCACCGCCGAGGAGGCCAACGAGTTCATGGAGGACTTCGAGCGCACCGGCGCGCTCGAACGCAGCGTCGTCTTCATGAACCTCGCGGACGACCCCGCCGTCGAGCGGACGGTCACGCCGCGGATGGCGCTCACCACGGCGGAATACCTCGCCTTCGAGAAGGACTACCACGTCCTCGTCATCCTGACGGACATGACCAACTACTGCGAGGCGCTCCGCGAAATCGGTGCGGCCCGCGAGGAAGTCCCCGGACGCCGTGGCTACCCCGGGTACATGTACACGGACCTCGCGCAGCTGTACGAGCGCGCCGGCCGCATCGAGGGCCGGGAGGGGTCGGTCACCCAGATTCCCATCCTCACGATGCCCGGCGACGACGACACCCACCCGATTCCGGACCTCACGGGGTACATCACCGAGGGCCAGATCATGATGGACCGCGACCTGAACAGTCAGGGCGTGACGCCGCCCGTGAACGTCCTCCCGAGCCTCAGCCGGCTGATGGACGACGGTATCGGCGAGGGCCTCACGCGCGAGGACCACGGCGACGTCTCCGACCAGCTGTACGCGGCGTACGCGGAAGGTGAGGACCTCCGCGACCTCGTGAACATCGTCGGCCGCGAGGCGCTCAGCGACCGCGACAACCTCTACCTGGACTTCGCGGACCGCTTCGAGGCGGAGTTCGTCGACCAGGGCTTCGACACGAACCGCAGCGTCGAGGAGACGCTGGACCTCGGCTGGGAGCTGCTCAGCCTCTTCCCGAAAGAGGAGCTCAACCGCGTCGACGAGGAGCTCATCGAGCAGTACTACGTCGAGGGCGAGGCCGCGGCCGAAGAGGCTGCGGCCGCCGACTAA
- a CDS encoding V-type ATP synthase subunit D, protein MAQDIKPTRKNLMEIEDRIELSERGHDTLEQKRDGLIMEFMDILDQAQDVRKDLEADYETAQKKINMARAMEGDMSVRGAAAALEEHPEITVESRNIMGVVVPQIESSKVRKSLDERGYGILGTSARIDEAAEAYEELLESIVLAAEVETAMKKMLTEIETTKRRVNALEFKLLPELYEGQEYIEQKLEEQEREEIFRMKKVKAKKEEDEEEEEEAAQAAEEALAD, encoded by the coding sequence ATGGCCCAGGACATCAAACCGACCCGGAAGAATCTCATGGAGATCGAGGACCGCATCGAACTCTCCGAGCGGGGCCACGACACGCTCGAACAGAAGCGCGACGGCCTCATTATGGAGTTCATGGACATCCTCGACCAGGCACAGGACGTCCGCAAAGACCTCGAAGCCGATTATGAGACCGCCCAGAAGAAAATCAACATGGCGCGCGCGATGGAGGGCGACATGTCGGTCCGTGGCGCGGCGGCGGCCCTCGAAGAACACCCCGAGATCACGGTCGAGTCCCGGAACATCATGGGCGTCGTCGTCCCGCAGATCGAGTCCTCGAAGGTCCGCAAGAGCCTCGACGAGCGCGGCTACGGCATCCTCGGCACGAGCGCGCGCATCGACGAGGCCGCGGAAGCCTACGAGGAACTCCTGGAGTCCATCGTGCTCGCGGCGGAAGTCGAGACCGCGATGAAGAAGATGCTCACGGAGATCGAGACCACCAAGCGCCGCGTGAACGCCCTGGAATTCAAGCTCCTCCCCGAACTGTACGAGGGCCAGGAGTACATCGAGCAGAAGCTCGAAGAGCAGGAGCGCGAGGAGATCTTCCGCATGAAGAAGGTCAAAGCGAAAAAAGAAGAAGACGAGGAAGAGGAGGAGGAAGCCGCGCAGGCCGCCGAGGAAGCGCTGGCGGACTGA
- a CDS encoding DUF6276 family protein: MSCPNCGGDELSFPVPDAVSDYLPDERPAATLCTNCLQVSPADEAPDEYPDFTRVSDAFPAAGETGAVLACLLALLDRLVVYRSDAEQVATEAERRGVDVLLVLDRLAADDGLDPHLDLARRRRQLEQLI, encoded by the coding sequence ATGAGCTGTCCGAACTGCGGCGGCGACGAACTCTCTTTTCCCGTGCCCGACGCCGTCAGCGACTACCTCCCCGACGAGCGGCCAGCGGCGACGCTGTGCACGAACTGCCTACAGGTGTCGCCGGCCGACGAGGCCCCCGACGAGTATCCGGACTTCACACGGGTCAGCGACGCGTTCCCCGCGGCCGGTGAGACCGGAGCAGTCCTCGCGTGTCTACTCGCGCTGCTCGACCGACTGGTCGTCTATCGCAGCGACGCCGAGCAGGTCGCCACCGAGGCCGAGCGGCGCGGCGTCGACGTGTTGCTCGTGCTCGACCGGCTCGCCGCCGACGACGGCCTCGACCCCCACCTCGACCTCGCCCGGCGACGCCGCCAACTCGAACAACTCATCTAG
- a CDS encoding TRAM domain-containing protein: MADCPLADECPSFQEQIEGMGCQHYGDRGGMEWCNHYNQPINDLKTAPVVPGEEVVLEVDDMHESGAGVGRQEESGFIVMVDGVLPPARVKAEITKVKSNYARADLVEKLPDEPESEEDEEAEAREEDGEEAESEEDEEAEEEAESERLGSRENFWGN, from the coding sequence ATGGCAGACTGTCCACTCGCCGACGAATGCCCCAGTTTCCAGGAGCAAATCGAAGGGATGGGGTGTCAACACTACGGCGACCGCGGCGGGATGGAGTGGTGCAACCACTACAACCAGCCCATCAACGACCTGAAGACCGCGCCCGTAGTGCCCGGCGAGGAGGTCGTGCTGGAAGTCGACGACATGCACGAGAGCGGTGCCGGCGTCGGCCGGCAGGAGGAGAGCGGCTTCATCGTGATGGTCGATGGCGTGCTGCCGCCGGCCCGCGTGAAAGCCGAGATTACGAAAGTGAAGTCGAACTACGCCCGCGCCGACCTCGTCGAGAAGCTCCCCGACGAGCCCGAAAGCGAGGAGGACGAAGAAGCCGAAGCACGCGAGGAAGACGGCGAGGAAGCCGAGAGCGAGGAGGACGAAGAAGCGGAAGAAGAGGCTGAGAGCGAGCGGCTCGGCAGCCGCGAGAACTTCTGGGGCAACTAG
- a CDS encoding Tfx family DNA-binding protein: MDEGVPDADEVLASAGFDADESVLTRRQAEVLALRERSASQAAIADQLGTSRANISKVEASARENVAKSRETVAFAEALQAPVRVEIDAGTDLYDVPDMVYAACDDANVKVSLSAPEVMKRVSDAAGSAVQGRGVHAPLLVSVTSDGDLQVREGDDE; this comes from the coding sequence ATGGACGAGGGGGTTCCGGACGCCGACGAGGTGTTGGCCAGCGCCGGCTTCGACGCCGACGAGAGCGTGCTGACGCGGCGGCAGGCGGAGGTGCTGGCGCTGCGCGAGCGCAGCGCGTCGCAGGCCGCCATCGCCGACCAGCTCGGGACGTCCCGCGCGAACATCTCGAAGGTGGAGGCGAGCGCGCGGGAGAACGTCGCGAAGTCCCGAGAGACGGTGGCGTTCGCGGAGGCGCTGCAAGCGCCGGTGCGCGTGGAAATCGACGCCGGCACGGACCTCTACGACGTGCCGGACATGGTGTACGCGGCCTGCGACGACGCGAACGTGAAGGTGTCGCTGTCCGCGCCCGAAGTGATGAAGCGCGTCAGCGACGCCGCCGGGTCCGCCGTTCAGGGTCGTGGCGTGCACGCGCCGCTGTTGGTGTCGGTGACCAGCGACGGCGACCTCCAAGTGCGGGAGGGCGACGACGAGTAA
- a CDS encoding mannose-1-phosphate guanylyltransferase — MVTTAAVLLAGSTGTRLYPASRSHRPKQFLALGDDDRSLLRRTADRAGFADELFVVTRDSYADRVRDVVPEATVLVEPVGRDTGPALAYAASEVRERHPDAVLLCLPSDHVVGDGFRATAETAVDVAARTDALVTLGIEPDRPATGYGYIQPGIDYADHYAVDQFREKPAEETAEALLDAGCYWNAGMFAWTPDAFLYAARGGPLEAVVDALETGSDVAGAFDETDPVSVDYAVLERADDVRVVPADFAWDDVGAWDALLRLADETNATLGDTLAIDASGNVLASDDKHVSVVGADDLVVAAFDDRVLVVPTDDAQRVREVVAELRENDRF; from the coding sequence GTGGTGACTACGGCCGCCGTCCTGCTCGCTGGCAGCACCGGCACGCGGCTCTACCCGGCGAGCCGCAGCCACCGCCCCAAGCAGTTCCTCGCGCTCGGCGACGACGACCGTAGCCTCCTCCGCCGGACTGCCGACCGCGCCGGCTTCGCGGACGAACTGTTCGTCGTCACGCGCGACTCGTACGCCGACCGCGTCCGCGACGTCGTCCCCGAGGCCACCGTTCTGGTCGAACCCGTGGGCCGCGACACCGGCCCGGCGCTCGCGTACGCCGCCAGCGAGGTCCGCGAGCGCCACCCCGACGCCGTGCTCCTCTGCCTGCCCAGCGACCACGTCGTCGGCGACGGCTTTCGTGCCACGGCCGAGACCGCCGTCGACGTGGCAGCCCGCACGGACGCGCTCGTCACGCTCGGCATCGAGCCGGACCGCCCCGCTACGGGCTACGGCTACATTCAACCGGGAATCGACTACGCCGACCACTACGCGGTCGACCAGTTCCGCGAGAAACCCGCCGAGGAAACCGCCGAGGCACTCCTCGACGCTGGCTGCTACTGGAACGCGGGGATGTTCGCGTGGACGCCCGACGCCTTCCTCTACGCCGCCCGCGGCGGCCCGCTCGAAGCGGTCGTGGACGCGCTCGAAACTGGGAGTGACGTCGCTGGCGCGTTCGACGAAACCGACCCGGTGAGCGTTGACTACGCCGTCTTGGAACGCGCTGACGACGTGCGGGTCGTCCCGGCGGACTTCGCGTGGGACGACGTCGGGGCGTGGGACGCGCTGCTACGCCTCGCCGACGAGACGAACGCGACGCTGGGCGACACACTCGCCATCGACGCGTCGGGGAACGTCCTCGCGAGCGACGACAAACACGTCTCCGTGGTTGGCGCGGACGACCTCGTCGTCGCGGCGTTCGACGACCGCGTGCTCGTCGTGCCCACCGACGACGCCCAGCGCGTCCGCGAGGTCGTCGCGGAACTCCGCGAGAACGACCGGTTCTGA
- a CDS encoding replication factor A (Replication protein A protects and stabilize the intermediate ssDNA that is generated by the unwinding action of a DNA helicase at the replication fork. In addition, SSBs prevent the formation of secondary structures by single-stranded template DNA.) yields MSDLSDTAAEIHDEFSEHVDATVDDVEARLQKLVSEYKVPLDEARRSVENHYLDEAGLDRDDLAGGGGNETVEVEDVDEPEQWVDLTAKVVELWEPRSDSVGQVGLLGDPTGTIKFTKWAKSDLQDLQEGQTYRLGNVVTDEYQGRYSVKLNRTTSIQEVDEEFDVGDNEDEVEGALVDIQSGSGLIKRCPEEDCTRVLQNGRCNEHGEVEGEFDLRIKGVLDDGRDVHEVIFDEEATEALTGIGLEEAKQMAKDALDTTVVADEMRETVLGRYYRVTGPTFGRYVLANDTEQLGGPADPEAVLIEARSI; encoded by the coding sequence ATGAGCGACCTTTCAGACACCGCTGCGGAGATACACGACGAGTTCTCCGAGCACGTCGACGCGACCGTCGACGACGTCGAAGCACGGCTACAGAAACTGGTTTCCGAGTACAAAGTCCCGCTCGACGAGGCGCGGCGCTCCGTCGAGAACCACTACCTCGACGAGGCCGGCCTCGACCGCGACGACCTCGCGGGCGGCGGCGGCAACGAGACCGTCGAAGTCGAGGACGTCGACGAACCCGAGCAGTGGGTCGACCTCACTGCGAAGGTCGTCGAACTCTGGGAGCCCCGCTCGGACTCCGTCGGGCAGGTCGGCCTGCTCGGCGACCCCACGGGCACCATCAAGTTCACCAAGTGGGCCAAATCCGACCTCCAGGACCTCCAGGAGGGCCAGACCTACCGTCTCGGCAACGTCGTCACCGACGAGTACCAGGGCCGGTACTCCGTGAAGCTCAACCGCACGACCTCGATTCAGGAAGTCGACGAGGAGTTCGACGTCGGCGACAACGAAGACGAGGTCGAGGGCGCGCTCGTGGACATCCAATCCGGGAGCGGGCTCATCAAGCGCTGCCCCGAGGAGGACTGCACGCGCGTCCTCCAGAACGGCCGCTGCAACGAGCACGGCGAAGTGGAGGGGGAGTTCGACCTCCGCATCAAGGGCGTGCTCGACGACGGCCGCGACGTCCACGAGGTCATCTTCGACGAGGAAGCGACCGAGGCGCTGACCGGCATCGGCCTCGAAGAAGCCAAACAGATGGCCAAGGACGCCCTCGACACCACCGTCGTCGCCGACGAGATGCGCGAGACGGTGCTCGGGCGCTACTACCGCGTGACCGGCCCGACGTTCGGCCGGTACGTGCTCGCCAACGACACCGAACAGCTGGGCGGGCCCGCGGACCCGGAAGCCGTCCTCATCGAAGCGAGGTCGATATAA
- a CDS encoding RPA family protein, which produces MSNAPTREVARRAFAAEFNDAEFTFKESDDERAPLYALLPTGERANRVFVVGTLTETEDIGEDSEYWRGRVVDPTGTFFVYAGQYQPEAASALRDADTPQYVAVVGKPRTFETDDGSVNVSLRPESITAVDEATRDRWVVEAAERTLERLDAFDDEGNEYAERARAEYGEDVSPYRRALLEALEDFDTEADVSAGA; this is translated from the coding sequence ATGAGTAACGCACCCACTCGCGAGGTCGCACGCCGCGCCTTCGCCGCCGAGTTCAACGACGCCGAGTTCACGTTCAAGGAGTCCGACGACGAGCGCGCGCCGCTGTACGCGCTGTTGCCGACCGGGGAGCGCGCGAACCGCGTATTCGTCGTCGGCACGCTCACCGAGACCGAGGACATCGGCGAAGATTCCGAATACTGGCGGGGCCGCGTCGTCGACCCGACTGGGACGTTCTTCGTGTACGCGGGCCAGTACCAGCCGGAAGCGGCGTCCGCGCTCCGCGACGCCGACACGCCGCAGTACGTCGCCGTGGTCGGGAAGCCGCGGACCTTCGAGACCGACGACGGGTCTGTGAACGTCTCCCTGCGGCCGGAGTCGATTACGGCCGTCGACGAGGCGACCCGGGACCGCTGGGTCGTCGAGGCTGCCGAGCGCACGCTCGAACGGCTCGACGCGTTCGACGACGAGGGTAACGAGTACGCCGAGCGCGCCCGCGCCGAGTACGGCGAGGACGTCTCCCCGTACCGCCGCGCGCTCCTCGAAGCGCTCGAGGACTTCGATACTGAGGCTGACGTGTCGGCCGGCGCGTGA
- a CDS encoding CopG family transcriptional regulator, translated as MGNKNKTISFRVNEDTFDALRDIAEERDLSLSAVFRNYVDSLVAHDGQVRVVPENQPESVESDEFPPKVEVPKSFVREHERLELEAEHLRDQLEEHKKYIDYLREQVESEGDVEEVIHLEELDGDDDEEPYQLG; from the coding sequence ATGGGGAACAAGAACAAGACCATCTCGTTCCGCGTGAACGAGGACACGTTCGACGCGCTCCGGGACATCGCCGAGGAGCGCGACCTCTCGCTGTCCGCCGTGTTCCGGAACTACGTCGACTCGCTGGTCGCCCACGACGGCCAGGTCCGGGTCGTCCCCGAGAACCAGCCCGAATCCGTGGAGAGCGATGAGTTCCCGCCGAAAGTCGAGGTCCCGAAGAGCTTCGTGCGCGAGCACGAACGCCTCGAACTCGAAGCCGAACACCTCCGCGACCAACTGGAAGAACACAAGAAGTACATCGACTACCTCCGCGAGCAGGTCGAGTCCGAGGGCGACGTCGAGGAGGTCATCCACCTCGAAGAGCTGGACGGCGACGACGACGAAGAGCCCTACCAGCTCGGGTAG
- a CDS encoding DUF5814 domain-containing protein: protein MAVTDKIYVKNQRQIASQIDTRFPKSAFSGATLDILFTGDLSELDEATRDKVLDFSEDFLDCGCESNPYCGHPERKFVKYLLELRAQGLDPESMVDVMTQDYMVYAYPGDIYSFLDDAVRTLEAVEDLADVDGRPEQAERATREKRELSR, encoded by the coding sequence GTGGCCGTTACGGACAAAATCTACGTGAAGAACCAGCGCCAGATAGCGTCCCAGATAGATACGCGCTTCCCGAAGAGCGCGTTCAGCGGCGCGACGCTGGACATCCTCTTCACGGGCGACCTCTCCGAGTTGGACGAAGCCACCCGCGACAAAGTGCTTGACTTCTCGGAAGACTTCCTCGACTGTGGCTGCGAGTCGAACCCCTACTGCGGGCACCCCGAGCGGAAGTTCGTCAAGTACCTCCTGGAACTGCGCGCACAGGGCCTGGACCCCGAGTCGATGGTCGACGTGATGACCCAGGACTACATGGTGTACGCCTACCCCGGCGACATCTACTCGTTCCTCGACGACGCGGTCCGCACGCTCGAAGCCGTCGAGGACCTCGCCGACGTGGACGGCCGCCCGGAACAGGCCGAGCGCGCGACCAGAGAGAAACGCGAGCTGTCGCGGTAG
- a CDS encoding arsenate-mycothiol transferase ArsC: MAHAFAERECAARGLEAELDLVTGGTDPADHVHEEVVDAMADAGFDVADRTPREVTFEEVRDADYVITMGCSVEDVCPAGWAGENRDWDLDDPDGRPPEAVARIRDDVRQRVAALFDELADD; the protein is encoded by the coding sequence ATGGCGCACGCGTTCGCCGAGCGCGAGTGCGCCGCCCGCGGCCTCGAAGCCGAACTCGACCTGGTGACTGGGGGGACCGACCCCGCCGACCACGTCCACGAGGAAGTCGTGGACGCGATGGCCGACGCGGGCTTCGACGTCGCAGACCGCACGCCCAGAGAAGTCACATTCGAGGAAGTGCGAGACGCCGACTACGTGATTACGATGGGCTGTTCCGTGGAGGACGTCTGTCCGGCGGGCTGGGCGGGCGAAAACCGCGACTGGGACCTCGACGACCCCGACGGCCGGCCGCCCGAGGCCGTCGCACGGATTCGGGACGACGTCCGGCAGCGGGTCGCCGCGCTCTTCGACGAACTCGCCGACGACTGA